A genomic region of Coriobacteriaceae bacterium contains the following coding sequences:
- a CDS encoding pyridoxamine kinase, protein MKRVVSIQDISCVGKCSLTVALPIISAMGVECGILPTAVLSVHTAFKSFTFDDLTDQIEPISQSWIDNGVDFDAIYTGYLGSFEQLELVSRFFDRHKEDGTLIFVDPAMADNGVLYKGFTPEFARAMGTVVCSKADIIDPNITEAAFMLGAEYKEDGTYDEDYVRDLLQGLAALGPKKAVLTGVSLEPGSCGVYGLDGETGEYFSYFNELVDARFHGTGDVFSSTTVGALLNGFELDEALAVAADYTVACIKATISQPDHNWYGVDFETEIPYLLKLIGK, encoded by the coding sequence GGGGTCGAGTGCGGCATTCTTCCCACTGCCGTGCTCTCGGTTCACACCGCTTTCAAGAGCTTCACTTTCGACGACCTGACCGACCAGATCGAGCCCATCTCCCAGAGCTGGATTGACAACGGGGTCGACTTCGATGCCATCTACACGGGCTATCTTGGCTCCTTCGAGCAGCTCGAGCTCGTAAGCCGCTTCTTCGATCGTCACAAGGAGGATGGCACGCTCATCTTCGTTGACCCGGCCATGGCCGACAACGGCGTGCTCTACAAGGGCTTCACCCCCGAGTTCGCTCGGGCAATGGGCACGGTGGTTTGCTCCAAGGCCGATATCATCGACCCCAACATCACCGAAGCCGCATTCATGCTTGGCGCGGAATACAAGGAAGACGGCACCTATGACGAGGACTACGTGCGTGACCTTCTCCAGGGACTCGCCGCCCTCGGCCCCAAGAAGGCCGTGCTCACTGGTGTGAGTCTCGAGCCGGGTAGCTGCGGCGTCTATGGTCTCGACGGAGAGACGGGCGAGTATTTCTCGTATTTCAACGAGCTCGTCGATGCGCGCTTCCATGGGACGGGCGATGTATTCTCATCTACGACGGTCGGCGCTCTTCTCAACGGCTTCGAGTTGGACGAGGCGCTTGCCGTGGCGGCTGACTACACGGTTGCCTGCATCAAGGCCACCATCAGCCAGCCCGACCACAACTGGTACGGCGTCGATTTCGAGACCGAAATTCCCTATCTGCTCAAGCTCATCGGCAAGTAG